The genomic stretch CGCTCGTAGTGCCCAGCGATCATAAAACGCCGCCTACCGTCGAGGCGATTCAAGGTTTCATGGAGCAGTTCGTGGCGCAGGGAAAACTCAACCGCTGGGGGGTTCCATCCCTGATTCGTATCGTCGATGAGATACCCAAAACCAGCGTTGGCAAGTTGGATAAAAAGCGTATCCGCACCGAGATGTAACCCGCCAACACGCGCCTGCGATGCCCACCGCAGGCGCTCCTGCCATCGAGACGTCATTCGGTTACCCCGTAAGCCCGGTCCATGCGTTACACTGTGCGCCTCACGACGAAGGAGGACACTGCGTGACCTTGTTACGACTCGAACAGCTGCAACTCGCTTACGGCACCCAAGTACTGCTTAACCGCGCCGACCTAACGGTTGAAAGAGGCGAGCGGCTGGCGCTGGTCGGGCGCAACGGCACCGGTAAATCCACCCTGCTCAAGCTCGTGGCGGGCGACATTCAAGCGGATGATGGCACCATTTGGCGTGCGCCCGGTTTGAAAATTGGCGTGCTGGCTCAAGAGCTGCCTGAATCCTCGGGTATGACCATTTTCGATATGGTGGCGCAAGGCCTGCCGGAAGCGGGCGAGCTGCTGTCGGAGTATCAGCACCTGATCAATGACCCGGACCCGGACATGAACCGCATGGCGACGCTACAGACGCGCCTTGAAGCCATCGATGGCTGGTCCTTCCATCAGCGAATCGATGTGGTACTGACCCGGCTCGGTTTGCCCCCAGACGCCGAGATGAGCGCACTATCCGGCGGTTGGCGGCGGCGAGTAGCGCTGGCCCGTGCGCTGGTTTCCGAGCCTGACCTACTGCTGCTCGACGAGCCGACCAACCACCTGGATCTCGACACCATTGCGTGGCTGGAAGAGCAGCTATTGGCCTTCAACGGTGCGGTACTGCTGATCACCCACGATAGGGCATTTTTGTCGAAACTCGCGACGAACATCCTGGAGCTCGACCGTGGGAAGCTCGGGCGTTATCCCGGTGTCTACGCCGAATACCAAGAGCGCAAGCAGCACGAGCTGGAGGTCGAGTCGCGCGAGAATGCGCTGTTCGATAAAAAATTGGCCCAAGAAGAGGTATGGATTCGTCAGGGCGTCAAGGCGCGGCGTACGCGTAATGAAGGCCGTGTGCGCGAGCTTGAAAAAATGCGCGTGGAGCGTAGCCAGCGCCGCGAGCGGCAGGGGACGGCGAATCTTACCGTGGATAGCGGCGAGCGGACCGGTAAGCGCGTGGTCGAGCTAAAAGGGGTCACCCAGCGCTTTGGTGACGACGTGATCTTGCGCAACGTGAACCTGGAAGTCATGCGGGGTGACCGCATTGGCTTCTTGGGGCGCAACGGTGCCGGTAAAACCACGCTGCTGAAGATTTTGCTCGGCGAACTGGCACCCACCGAGGGCAGCGTTCAGTTAGGCACCAACCTCAAAGTGGCCTACTTCGACCAGCTGCGGGCCGGTCTCGAGCTGGAAAAAACGGTGTATGACAACGTAGCGCAAGGCAGTGACCGGGTGAACGTGGGCGGTAAAGACCGCCATGTCATGAGCTATCTGCAAGATTTTCTCTTCACTCCAGACCGGGTTCGCCAGCCGGTAAAAGCGCTGTCAGGAGGCGAATCCAACCGTCTGCTGTTGGCCAAGCTGTTCACCCAGCCCGCCAACGTACTGGTGCTGGATGAGCCGACCAACGACCTAGACATGGAAACCCTGGAGCTGCTCGAAGAGCTACTGCTCGATTTTGACGGCACGCTGCTGCTGGTCTCCCACGACCGAACCTTCATGGATAACGTCGTCACCAGCATGCTGGCGTTCGAAGGGGAAGGGCGCGTGCGCGAGTACGTCGGCGGCTACACGGACTGGATTCGCCAGGGTGGCCAATTGCCGCCAGCGCCCTGGGAGGGTGCGGCACGTCAGCACACCGAACCCACTCGCACCGCAGAGGAAAAGGCGCCACCAGCACCCGCCGCGGAGCCTGCAAAGAAAACCGTCAAACTCTCTTATAAGCTGCAGCGTGAATTGGATGCACTGCCTGCGGAGATCGAGCGGCTAGAGAGTGACATCGAAGCGCTGGAGCAAGAGGTAGGAGACCCGGCCTTTTATCAGCAGGAAGCCACGGTGGTGACCGCCAAACTGCAGGCGCTCGAAAAGGTACAGCAGGCGTTGGACGCTGCCATGGAGCGGTGGATGGAGCTGGAAGCCATGGCAAACGGTGAGTAACGTGTCTATCGATGTTCCAAAGGCCCCGCAAGGGGCCTTTGGCGTTGGGCATCTCACTCGTCGCTCTTTTCGCCTTTCTTGCCAACCCGAACGGCAAGCACGTCGCACTGGGCTCCGTGAAGAACGCCTGTCGACGTAGAGCCTAACAGCAGGGCGAAGCCGTGGCGTCCATGGGAGCCGACCACGATCAAGTCGACGTTGTGCTCATCGGCGAAACGGTGGATCTCCGTGTCGGGCATACCCACGACCACGTGTTGATCTGCGGCTTCGACGTGGGGAGCGGCGATCTCGGCTAGACGCTTCTTGGCGTGGTCATCGAGCTGGTCCTGGATGCTGGTAAGGTCCATCGGAATGTCGCCGCCGTAGGCAAAACCTAAAGGCTCCAGGGTGTGCATGATCGAGATTTTAGCGCCGTTATTGCGCTCGGCAATCGCCACCGCACGCTCAAGAATTTTGTGAGAGTCCTTGGTTAAGTCAACGGCGACCAGGATATGGCGATAGCTCATGGCGTATCTCCTTGGTGATGTGCCACACGTAAAGGCTGTGTTCGATACCTTCACTTTAGGCGTAGAGGTGACTCTTAACAACGACCTAGATCAGGGTTTCGATACATTGCCAAATGAGTTTGACGAAAAGAGGGTAGGTGTTGCAATGGAATGGTTGATCATCGTTTTTATTCTGATGTTTGTGATTGCGCCGGTCATGTGGCTAAAACCCAGCCCCCGCCAGCAGCGTCAAATGGCGCTGCGCTCGAGTGCCGGAAAACAGGGTGTGACGGTAAAAATGGCCAAACCGCCGTTGCATCACTTTCGAGGCACCATGCCCGCCTATCGCTGGCACTACCCGCAGTCAGCACCCGGGCCAGATTTTTTGCTGGTGAGGGACTCCAACGCCAGCGACGCATTAGAACCTTATCACGCCGGCTGGCGCTGGCGCATCGCGCCGCTGCGTCCGTTGCCCGATGTGGCCAGTCAACATTTGCAAACCTTACTCGAACACCTGCCTCAGGACGCGTTGGTCCTAGAGTCTAACGCCCATTCGCTGACGCTATGGTGGTGGGAATCACAAACCGCCGAACGGTTCACCCGCTATTTGGCGGATATCGAACCGCTCAAAGAGGCATTGAGCGGCCTGTCAGACCGCCCACCTGTCAAGCCGCTGGAGACAGGTGGCACGGAAGAAGAAGGAAGCGA from Halomonas meridiana encodes the following:
- a CDS encoding ATP-binding cassette domain-containing protein, with product MTLLRLEQLQLAYGTQVLLNRADLTVERGERLALVGRNGTGKSTLLKLVAGDIQADDGTIWRAPGLKIGVLAQELPESSGMTIFDMVAQGLPEAGELLSEYQHLINDPDPDMNRMATLQTRLEAIDGWSFHQRIDVVLTRLGLPPDAEMSALSGGWRRRVALARALVSEPDLLLLDEPTNHLDLDTIAWLEEQLLAFNGAVLLITHDRAFLSKLATNILELDRGKLGRYPGVYAEYQERKQHELEVESRENALFDKKLAQEEVWIRQGVKARRTRNEGRVRELEKMRVERSQRRERQGTANLTVDSGERTGKRVVELKGVTQRFGDDVILRNVNLEVMRGDRIGFLGRNGAGKTTLLKILLGELAPTEGSVQLGTNLKVAYFDQLRAGLELEKTVYDNVAQGSDRVNVGGKDRHVMSYLQDFLFTPDRVRQPVKALSGGESNRLLLAKLFTQPANVLVLDEPTNDLDMETLELLEELLLDFDGTLLLVSHDRTFMDNVVTSMLAFEGEGRVREYVGGYTDWIRQGGQLPPAPWEGAARQHTEPTRTAEEKAPPAPAAEPAKKTVKLSYKLQRELDALPAEIERLESDIEALEQEVGDPAFYQQEATVVTAKLQALEKVQQALDAAMERWMELEAMANGE
- a CDS encoding universal stress protein, giving the protein MSYRHILVAVDLTKDSHKILERAVAIAERNNGAKISIMHTLEPLGFAYGGDIPMDLTSIQDQLDDHAKKRLAEIAAPHVEAADQHVVVGMPDTEIHRFADEHNVDLIVVGSHGRHGFALLLGSTSTGVLHGAQCDVLAVRVGKKGEKSDE
- a CDS encoding preprotein translocase subunit YajC, with translation MEWLIIVFILMFVIAPVMWLKPSPRQQRQMALRSSAGKQGVTVKMAKPPLHHFRGTMPAYRWHYPQSAPGPDFLLVRDSNASDALEPYHAGWRWRIAPLRPLPDVASQHLQTLLEHLPQDALVLESNAHSLTLWWWESQTAERFTRYLADIEPLKEALSGLSDRPPVKPLETGGTEEEGSEKG